In Thermoplasmata archaeon, the genomic stretch TGGGCATGCTGTTCAACCCGCTCGCCCACATCGGCGAACTCCTCGTCGTCGTGGGGGCGACGTTCCACGGGATCAACGGGATCCGGGTGATGCTCCTGGAGGCAACGAAGCTTGTCGGCCATCCGATCCGCCCCGACTATCCGTACAAGACGCAGAGTCTGGGGAAAGGCCAGCAGTCCATCCTCCTGACCGCGATGCTGATGGCCGGGCTCTCCGCCATCGCCGGAGTCTTCATCCTGTTCCTGGGGGCAGCCTGATGAAGGAGTCCACGCTCGCGCTGGTCAACTACCTGATGATCCTCGCGCTCCTCGTCACGTTGGCGCTGCATCTGGCGATGCAGGCGTTCCTCGGCGTGAGCGGTTATGCGAACGCGCTGAGCTATCAGACCGCGATCGCGCGGTACAAGGACGCGTTGTCCGTGAGCCTCCTGACCATTCTCCTGATTGCGGCGACCTACCACGGGCTCTACGGCCTGCGGAACATCCTCCTGGAGTGGCGGCCCGGGAAGCGGTGGCACGGCGCGGTCACGGGCGTCACCCTGGGCCTCGCGGTCATCATGCTCGGCTGGGGCCTGCGGACGATCGTCCTTGCGTTCGGGGGGTCCTGAGCGTGGTGGTCACCCTCGAGGACGCTCCGCGGCCCAAGGAGCAGGAGGCGATCCGAATCGAAGTCACTCCGGAGAGCGCGCTCGTCTCGAACCCGCAGACGATCCTGCTGAAGGTCTTCCGCTACAACCCGAACTCGAAGGGCGACGGCGCCCGGATGGTCACCTATCGCGTGCCCGTGTCCAAGGGCCTGACCGTCCTGGACGCGCTCCTGTGGGTCAAGGAGAACGTGGACAACGGCCTGGCGTTCCGCTATTCGTGCCGGATGGGCATCTGCGGCTCCTGCGGCATGCTCATCAACGGCAAGCCCATGCTGGGCTGCGAAACCCAGATCGCGGAGCTCGGCACCGACGTGGTCGAGGTCGGACCCCTCACGAACTATGAGGTCATCCGCGACCTGGCCACGGACTTCGACGACTTCTTTTCCCACCACAACAGAATCCGCCCGTACTTGATTCGGAAGGAGAACGGGGAGGGCAAGCCCATCGAGAAGGAGCTGCTCCAGAGCGAGGAGCAGAAGCTCGAGTTCTATCAGTTCACGATGTGCATCAT encodes the following:
- a CDS encoding succinate dehydrogenase iron-sulfur subunit, whose amino-acid sequence is MVVTLEDAPRPKEQEAIRIEVTPESALVSNPQTILLKVFRYNPNSKGDGARMVTYRVPVSKGLTVLDALLWVKENVDNGLAFRYSCRMGICGSCGMLINGKPMLGCETQIAELGTDVVEVGPLTNYEVIRDLATDFDDFFSHHNRIRPYLIRKENGEGKPIEKELLQSEEQKLEFYQFTMCIMCGLCDAACPIVGMDKDFLGPQALAQAYRFGIDSRDQGWPDRAEAVDSPHGCFRCELAGSCSAVCPKGVDPAMGVQLL